Proteins from one Pristis pectinata isolate sPriPec2 chromosome 34, sPriPec2.1.pri, whole genome shotgun sequence genomic window:
- the LOC127585910 gene encoding nitric oxide synthase, endothelial-like codes for MAQDVSRTVQEIIAAQGSLSLSEAATYIAKLKDDNRYHEDIFGITLRTREVTTKVRSTSFTCWQQSKGVIGTSKGGPGGEAVHTQGL; via the exons ATGGCTCAGGATGTTTCACGGACGGTTCAGGAAATCATCGCTGCGCAGGGGAGCCTCAGCCTGAGTGAAGCTGCCACGTACATCGCTAAACTGAAG GACGACAACCGTTACCACGAGGATATATTTGGAATAACACTGCGAACCCGAGAGGTCACCACCAAGGTCCGCTCCACGTCGTTCACCTGTTGGCAGCAGTCCAAGGGGGTGATCGGTACCAGCAAGGGAGGTCCAGGGGGAGAGGCTGTCCACACCCAGGGATTGTAG